From a single Granulicella aggregans genomic region:
- a CDS encoding glycosyltransferase family 25 protein, with translation MPPLTESFDLIRVINLPDRTDRYNEVTRQLQALGLEWKPGSVEVYVATRPTELAGFPSLGAHGCFMSHLGVLRDALNRGVENVLVLEDDCDVPSRNCALVGEVALGLKKRDWQFVHLGHIAPVSPPPAGTPPSLVEFSGHLQNLHMYGVHRSALAPLVEYLEGCLVRPPGDPVGGPMHVDGALTMFRAAHPELVTLIAQPSLAGQRSSRSDITFGAFESLPGVKQAMSVARKLKSALKR, from the coding sequence ATGCCCCCGCTAACCGAAAGCTTCGACCTCATCCGGGTGATCAATCTCCCCGACCGCACTGACCGCTATAACGAGGTCACTCGCCAGCTTCAGGCACTCGGCCTTGAGTGGAAGCCTGGCAGCGTCGAAGTCTACGTCGCGACGCGGCCCACCGAACTGGCCGGCTTTCCCTCGCTCGGCGCCCACGGATGTTTCATGAGCCACCTTGGCGTTCTCCGGGATGCGCTCAACCGAGGCGTCGAGAACGTGCTTGTCCTTGAAGACGACTGTGATGTTCCTTCCCGAAACTGTGCCCTCGTGGGAGAGGTCGCGCTGGGCCTGAAGAAGCGCGACTGGCAGTTCGTCCACCTGGGACACATCGCACCCGTCTCGCCTCCGCCAGCGGGAACACCGCCCTCGCTCGTCGAGTTCAGTGGCCATCTGCAGAACCTGCACATGTACGGCGTTCACCGTAGCGCGCTCGCCCCGCTCGTCGAGTATCTCGAAGGCTGCCTGGTGCGGCCACCGGGTGATCCCGTTGGCGGTCCCATGCACGTGGATGGCGCGCTCACCATGTTTCGCGCCGCTCATCCCGAACTCGTTACCCTCATCGCACAACCTTCGCTCGCCGGCCAGCGAAGCTCCCGCAGCGACATCACCTTCGGGGCCTTCGAGTCCCTCCCCGGTGTTAAGCAGGCCATGAGCGTGGCGCGCAAACTCAAGAGCGCCCTCAAGCGTTAG